A region of Rhodamnia argentea isolate NSW1041297 chromosome 9, ASM2092103v1, whole genome shotgun sequence DNA encodes the following proteins:
- the LOC115744426 gene encoding 3-ketoacyl-CoA synthase 1: MEGRPPSGSGRDVDSIEILDNERLTAEMAFDKDSSSAVIKIRRRLPDLLQSVKLKYVKLGYGYSCNLATVLKLLLLLPLLLSILIHLTGLDHARLSQMWSSPAVALDSIDVSAAKAGSALFLLLLLLYVSKRTRPVYLVDFACYLPDDERKMSVESFLKMSEESGAFQEDTLQFQRRISSRSGLGDETYFPRGITSAPPNLCMEEARLEAEAVMFGAVDALLEKTGVRAQDVGILVVNCSLFNPTPSLSAMIVNHYKMRTDIKSYNLGGMGCSAGLISIDLAQNLLRANPNTYALVVSTENITLNWYFGNDKSMLLCNCIFRMGAAAVLLSNRAQDRGRSKYQLVHTVRTHRGADDRNYRCVYQKEDERGTVGVSLAKELMAVAGEALKINITTLGPLVLPWTEQFKFFVTLVKRKAMGAKVKPYIPDFKLAFEHFCIHAGGRAVLDEMQENMQLSDRHMEPSRMTLHRFGNTSSSSLWYELAYTEAKGRVRNGDRVWQIAFGSGFKCNSAVWKALRGISAGDCGPNNPWLNCIDRYPVPVATTETTKSVAKSHTSPS, from the coding sequence ATGGAGGGACGTCCTCCTAGTGGCAGTGGGAGGGATGTGGACAGCATTGAGATTCTCGACAACGAGAGGCTCACCGCCGAGATGGCCTTCGACAAGGACTCCTCCTCCGCCGTCATCAAGATCCGACGCCGCTTGCCCGACTTGCTCCAGTCCGTCAAGCTCAAGTACGTCAAGCTGGGCTACGGCTACTCCTGCAACCTCGCCACCGTCctcaagctcctcctcctcctccctctcctcctctccatCCTCATTCATCTCACCGGCCTAGACCACGCCCGCCTCTCCCAGATGTGGAGCAGCCCCGCTGTCGCGCTGGATAGCATCGACGTGTCCGCGGCGAAAGCCGGCTCCGCACTCTTCTTGCTGCTCCTCTTGCTCTACGTGTCCAAGCGGACCAGGCCGGTGTATTTGGTGGACTTCGCTTGTTACCTACCCGACGACGAGCGGAAAATGTCCGTGGAGTCGTTCCTGAAGATGAGCGAGGAGAGCGGGGCGTTTCAGGAGGACACGCTCCAGTTCCAGAGGCGGATCTCGAGCCGGTCCGGCCTAGGGGACGAGACTTACTTCCCTAGAGGGATCACGTCTGCACCCCCGAACCTGTGCATGGAGGAGGCGCGATTGGAGGCGGAGGCCGTCATGTTCGGGGCCGTGGACGCGCTGTTGGAAAAGACGGGGGTGAGGGCGCAGGACGTGGGGATACTGGTGGTGAACTGCAGCTTGTTCAACCCGACGCCGTCGCTATCCGCGATGATCGTGAACCACTACAAGATGAGGACGGACATAAAGAGCTACAACCTCGGGGGAATGGGATGCAGCGCCGGGCTGATATCCATAGACCTGGCCCAGAACCTTCTGAGAGCCAACCCGAACACCTACGCGCTGGTGGTGAGCACCGAGAACATCACCCTCAACTGGTACTTCGGCAACGACAAGTCGATGCTGCTGTGCAACTGCATATTCCGCATGGGCGCCGCCGCCGTGCTCCTCTCCAACAGGGCCCAGGACCGGGGGCGCTCCAAGTACCAGCTGGTGCACACGGTGCGGACCCACCGGGGGGCGGACGACCGGAACTACCGGTGCGTGTACCAGAAGGAGGACGAGCGAGGGACGGTGGGGGTGTCGCTGGCGAAGGAACTGATGGCAGTGGCGGGGGAGGCCCTGAAGATAAACATAACGACGCTGGGGCCGCTGGTGCTGCCGTGGACGGAGCAGTTCAAGTTCTTCGTGACGCTGGTGAAGAGGAAGGCGATGGGGGCCAAGGTGAAGCCCTACATCCCGGACTTCAAGCTGGCGTTCGAGCACTTCTGCATCCACGCGGGGGGGAGGGCGGTGCTGGACGAGATGCAGGAGAACATGCAGCTGAGCGACCGGCACATGGAGCCGTCCCGGATGACGCTCCACCGTTTCGGCAACACGTCGAGCAGCTCCCTCTGGTACGAGCTGGCGTACACGGAGGCCAAGGGTCGGGTCCGGAACGGGGACAGGGTGTGGCAGATCGCGTTCGGGTCGGGTTTCAAGTGCAATAGCGCGGTCTGGAAGGCGTTGAGGGGCATCTCGGCAGGCGACTGCGGACCCAACAACCCCTGGCTCAACTGCATAGATAGGTATCCGGTGCCGGTGGCCACGACGGAAACGACAAAAAGTGTAGCCAAATCCCACACCTCCCCCTCTTGA
- the LOC115744405 gene encoding uncharacterized protein LOC115744405, with amino-acid sequence MELEMKCVLMVLPTPAALSAARLGGGTTTLVVSANRNDRASGADVQGMSGSAVLQALEKATAHKRSNKKKMKMKMEKTNQSSGGASPADRPEDVRPLRIDSGWAARLDELEERLTRLSLASSDCTNNKIDAKRSS; translated from the coding sequence ATGGAATTGGAAATGAAATGTGTGCTGATGGTCCTCCCCACACCAGCTGCTCTTTCTGCCGCTCGTTTGGGAGGCGGCACCACCACGCTAGTCGTCTCAGCCAACCGCAATGATCGGGCCAGTGGCGCTGATGTCCAGGGGATGAGCGGGTCTGCTGTGCTCCAGGCCCTCGAGAAAGCAACCGCCCATAAGAGgagcaacaagaagaagatgaagatgaagatggagaagacgaACCAGTCGAGTGGAGGAGCATCTCCTGCCGATAGACCGGAAGACGTTAGGCCCCTGCGCATCGACTCTGGCTGGGCTGCGCGCTTGGACGAGCTTGAGGAGCGCCTTACCCGCCTCTCTCTCGCCTCCTCTGATTGcacaaacaataaaatagatgCAAAACGCAGTTCGTGA